A genome region from Fodinibius salicampi includes the following:
- a CDS encoding putative oxidoreductase C-terminal domain-containing protein, with amino-acid sequence MLSLAFYSCSNSDSDNNASPENEFTGADDEVKLMTVDPGHFHAALVQKYGYEQVDSVVHVYAPEGKDLELHLDRIEQYNNREENPTNWVEEVYTGPDFFEKMLEERPGNVVVLSGNNAKKTQYIKQSVDAGLNVLADKPMVIKPEKFPMLKEALAQAQENDVLLYDIMTERFEITTLLQRKLSQYSDVFGTLEKGTPENPAITKESVHYFFKYVSGNPLIRPGWFFDVDQQGEAIVDVSTHLVDMILWETFPGEGIDTTQVEVVEAERWATEMTPGEFEKVTEMEPYPDYLEEDLNDENNLEVYSNGSFVFKVNGVHGKVSVEWGYESSEGGDTHYSIMRGSKANLVIRQGEEEDYVPTLYVEPVNDNSGDQYEAALQDAIDEIAEEYPGLSLNETSNGWQVAIPDEHRVGHEAHFAQVTEQYLQYLVDGEIPEWERKNMLTKYYLTTQAYKKSR; translated from the coding sequence ATGCTGTCTTTAGCATTTTATTCCTGTTCAAACTCTGATTCCGATAATAATGCAAGTCCGGAAAATGAGTTTACAGGTGCCGATGACGAGGTGAAATTAATGACTGTGGATCCTGGACATTTCCATGCCGCCCTTGTTCAAAAATATGGGTATGAGCAGGTTGATTCCGTGGTGCATGTATATGCACCTGAAGGAAAAGATCTCGAATTGCATTTAGATCGGATTGAACAGTATAACAACCGCGAAGAAAATCCAACAAACTGGGTAGAAGAAGTCTATACAGGGCCCGATTTTTTTGAGAAAATGTTGGAAGAACGGCCAGGGAACGTAGTCGTGCTTTCCGGTAATAATGCTAAGAAAACACAGTATATTAAACAATCGGTAGATGCAGGACTAAATGTGTTGGCTGACAAGCCGATGGTTATTAAACCTGAGAAGTTCCCAATGCTTAAGGAGGCGCTGGCCCAAGCACAGGAAAATGATGTCCTGCTGTATGATATTATGACCGAGCGTTTTGAGATTACCACCCTTTTACAACGAAAACTTTCACAATATTCCGATGTTTTCGGGACATTGGAGAAAGGTACTCCTGAAAATCCGGCTATTACTAAAGAGAGCGTCCACTATTTCTTCAAGTATGTCTCTGGTAATCCGCTAATTCGACCCGGCTGGTTTTTTGATGTTGACCAACAGGGAGAGGCAATTGTTGATGTTTCCACTCATCTTGTCGATATGATTCTATGGGAAACGTTTCCAGGCGAGGGGATAGATACCACACAGGTAGAAGTGGTGGAAGCCGAACGCTGGGCTACCGAAATGACACCTGGTGAATTTGAAAAAGTCACTGAAATGGAGCCTTATCCTGACTACCTTGAAGAAGATTTGAATGATGAAAATAACCTGGAGGTCTATTCCAACGGCTCCTTTGTATTTAAGGTGAATGGAGTTCACGGGAAGGTCTCAGTTGAATGGGGATATGAGTCTTCTGAAGGCGGAGATACTCACTATTCAATCATGCGGGGCAGTAAGGCTAATTTAGTGATCAGACAAGGCGAAGAAGAGGACTATGTCCCCACCCTGTATGTCGAACCGGTAAATGATAATAGTGGTGATCAATACGAGGCTGCATTGCAGGATGCTATTGATGAAATTGCAGAAGAATATCCCGGCCTCTCGTTAAATGAAACATCCAATGGATGGCAGGTGGCTATACCCGATGAACACCGGGTTGGTCATGAAGCTCATTTTGCTCAGGTTACCGAGCAGTACCTGCAATATCTTGTCGACGGGGAAATTCCCGAATGGGAAAGAAAAAATATGCTAACAAAATACTATTTGACTACTCAGGCATATAAAAAGAGTCGATAA
- a CDS encoding SusC/RagA family TonB-linked outer membrane protein, which produces MGKLNTIKIFIFIICVALFGGISVNAFGQGAQEVSGTVTSAADGETLPGVNISVKGTSTGTSTDASGEYSLTVSSANDTLIFSFVGYQTQQVPINGRSTINIEMVSQAIAGDEVVVVGYGQQEAQDITGSVSSVSSEQLNEVPVSDPASALQGRAAGVMVSSTGNGTPGEGVVVRIRGRRSLTAGNDPLFVVDGIPFSGGLNDINTENIESMEVLKDASATAIYGSRGANGVVLITTKRGGDFGTQVSYDGYYGMSVQLSNPDVFNGEEFAEMKREAHRNAGSYGGDDENIFTAPELESIQNGNSYDYADLVTDDFGYQQSHNITIQGGNQSTQFAISGNFFNEVGIIPGQSFDRYNMRINLDHDVSDRLHIGTSTLLARTERDVGTNPFGTALALNPLGDPYNDDGTLDFRPTNDGLIANPLNDLVPGKMLDDRNRMRIFSNIFAEYDISDNLSYRLNFGPDLSTYRRGVFQGTLTTARAEGTPYAEKEEQINFDYTIENIVNYQQEFGGIHAIEATGLFSYQSSNWEQDVIAVSGLPYESQKYHNLGTASQTENYGSYLSEWSIMSYMGRFNYRLNEKYLLTVTGRADGSSRLAEGNKWGVFPSAALGWRIIEESFMDGQDLFSDLKLRVSYGVTGNTAIDPYQTRSLLSQTAYQFGEAAGYGYAPTQISNPRLQWETSKQYNIGLDFGLWNSRVVGSIEAYQTNTTDMLLERNLPITSGFESIQENIGETKNRGLEVTLNTQNIAGNSRDDFSWNSDLTFATNYEEIVALYGDNEDDVGNQWFIGEPLTVWYDYEKVGIWQSDEAEEAASYGQEPGEIKVKDQNEDGAINEQDRVIQGTNMPDWTAGFNNHVSYKGLNLSVYLYASVGQTIYNSFNAPNMIGRYNTADREYWTPDNPTNKQPRPEAGVESPLYGSSRGYQDGSFLKIRNIRLGYNFSPNLTNQLGVQSLRIYANAETPLLFSKTGNIDPEQYDGNIGGEVPTTRLYTVGVNINF; this is translated from the coding sequence ATGGGGAAATTGAATACGATTAAGATTTTTATCTTTATAATTTGTGTTGCTCTGTTCGGAGGGATCTCTGTCAATGCTTTCGGACAAGGGGCTCAGGAGGTGAGTGGGACAGTCACCTCTGCCGCGGATGGAGAAACACTACCAGGAGTTAATATTTCGGTAAAAGGGACCTCGACTGGTACCTCTACCGATGCTAGTGGTGAGTATTCACTCACTGTTTCATCGGCAAATGATACGCTTATCTTCTCATTTGTCGGCTATCAAACCCAGCAAGTACCTATTAATGGTCGATCAACCATAAATATAGAAATGGTATCGCAGGCGATAGCCGGTGATGAAGTGGTTGTGGTCGGTTATGGACAACAGGAGGCACAGGATATTACTGGTTCTGTATCCTCAGTTTCTTCTGAACAGCTAAATGAAGTTCCGGTATCCGATCCTGCCTCTGCATTACAGGGTAGGGCCGCTGGAGTTATGGTTTCAAGTACTGGAAACGGCACGCCGGGAGAAGGCGTAGTAGTTCGAATTCGAGGACGTCGTTCACTTACCGCCGGCAATGATCCTCTGTTTGTAGTTGATGGTATCCCATTTAGTGGGGGATTAAATGACATCAACACAGAGAATATTGAATCCATGGAAGTGTTAAAGGATGCTTCTGCAACGGCCATTTACGGGTCTCGTGGGGCTAACGGCGTCGTTTTGATTACCACCAAGCGCGGTGGTGATTTTGGAACACAGGTTTCCTACGATGGGTATTACGGCATGTCTGTTCAACTCTCAAATCCAGATGTATTTAACGGGGAAGAGTTTGCAGAAATGAAGCGTGAAGCACATCGGAATGCAGGAAGCTACGGGGGAGATGACGAGAATATATTTACAGCACCAGAGCTGGAATCTATACAAAATGGTAACTCGTACGATTATGCTGATCTTGTTACCGATGATTTTGGTTATCAGCAAAGTCACAATATTACCATTCAGGGGGGGAATCAAAGCACGCAGTTTGCAATAAGCGGTAACTTCTTTAACGAGGTCGGCATCATTCCCGGTCAGAGCTTCGATCGCTATAATATGCGTATCAATTTGGACCACGATGTCAGTGATAGGCTTCACATTGGTACATCGACCTTGCTTGCACGAACGGAACGAGATGTAGGTACCAATCCTTTTGGAACAGCATTGGCCTTGAACCCGCTTGGCGATCCATACAATGATGACGGAACCCTTGATTTTCGACCTACCAACGACGGCTTGATTGCCAATCCGTTAAATGATTTGGTTCCGGGAAAGATGCTTGATGACCGTAACAGAATGCGCATTTTCAGTAATATTTTTGCTGAATACGATATTTCTGACAACCTTTCATATCGGTTGAACTTCGGTCCGGACCTTTCAACCTACCGGCGCGGGGTATTTCAAGGTACGCTCACCACTGCCCGTGCTGAAGGAACTCCATATGCTGAGAAAGAGGAGCAGATAAATTTTGATTATACCATTGAAAATATCGTGAACTACCAGCAGGAATTTGGGGGAATTCATGCTATTGAAGCAACGGGACTTTTTAGTTATCAGTCCAGCAATTGGGAACAGGATGTTATCGCGGTTTCCGGCCTCCCTTATGAGAGTCAAAAATACCACAACTTAGGTACTGCCAGTCAAACTGAGAACTACGGCAGTTACCTGTCAGAGTGGAGCATCATGTCTTACATGGGGCGGTTTAACTACCGGTTAAATGAGAAGTACCTGTTAACAGTAACCGGACGTGCCGACGGTTCATCCCGGCTGGCCGAGGGTAATAAATGGGGAGTATTCCCTTCCGCAGCCTTGGGTTGGAGGATTATTGAAGAATCGTTCATGGACGGTCAGGACCTGTTTTCTGATTTGAAATTAAGAGTCAGTTATGGTGTTACCGGTAATACAGCTATTGATCCCTATCAGACCCGAAGCTTACTTTCTCAAACGGCTTACCAGTTTGGGGAAGCAGCCGGTTACGGGTATGCGCCAACACAGATTTCTAATCCGCGCCTGCAGTGGGAAACCAGTAAGCAGTATAACATTGGATTAGATTTTGGCTTGTGGAATTCGAGGGTAGTCGGTAGTATAGAGGCCTATCAGACGAATACGACGGATATGCTTCTTGAACGAAATCTGCCCATTACTTCCGGGTTTGAATCAATACAGGAAAACATTGGCGAAACTAAAAACAGAGGTCTGGAAGTAACGTTGAATACCCAGAATATAGCTGGTAATAGCCGTGACGATTTTAGCTGGAACAGCGATCTTACGTTTGCTACTAACTATGAAGAGATTGTAGCCCTTTACGGGGATAACGAGGATGATGTCGGAAACCAATGGTTTATCGGCGAACCACTTACCGTCTGGTACGATTACGAAAAGGTCGGTATCTGGCAATCAGACGAAGCCGAGGAAGCTGCTTCCTATGGACAGGAACCCGGTGAAATCAAGGTTAAGGATCAAAATGAAGATGGTGCTATCAATGAGCAGGACCGGGTAATACAAGGCACCAACATGCCAGACTGGACTGCCGGTTTTAATAACCATGTCAGCTATAAAGGACTTAACCTGTCCGTCTATTTGTATGCCAGTGTCGGTCAGACCATCTATAATTCGTTTAACGCTCCGAATATGATCGGTCGCTATAATACGGCTGATCGTGAATACTGGACACCAGATAACCCAACGAATAAACAACCCCGACCTGAAGCAGGTGTCGAGAGTCCTCTGTATGGCTCTTCACGGGGATACCAAGATGGGTCTTTCTTGAAAATCCGTAATATCAGGCTGGGTTATAACTTTTCACCAAATCTGACTAATCAATTGGGAGTCCAGTCTCTGAGGATTTATGCTAATGCAGAAACCCCGCTGCTTTTCTCCAAAACAGGTAATATTGATCCCGAGCAGTATGATGGGAATATCGGGGGAGAAGTACCGACGACGCGTCTCTATACAGTTGGTGTCAACATTAATTTTTAA
- a CDS encoding LacI family DNA-binding transcriptional regulator — MKKKKITIRDIADKLDVTASTVSRALKNHPRISDATKKAVVEMADKLNYQPNNIASALRKGKSNIIGVIIPTSDRRFFASVIKGIEQVLREEGYNLIISQSDDIASKEESNIDALLRVQVDGIIASIARETTDYTHFKRAIKRGVPLILFDRVNEELGVNTVVNDDYQGGVMAVNHLIEQGCTKIAHFMGKRHLNIYQERLRGFKDALKEHHLPINEDWILEGDLIDETEQVLETGRRLTHKLFEGDEIPDAIFSSSDFAAMGAIQVLKEKNIKIPDEVALVGFSNDLSTSFIDPPLTSIDQHTRQMGELVAQVFLQQINSDSKNIPFDTTLKPELIIRASSMRKEKVKAEQQAL, encoded by the coding sequence ATGAAAAAGAAAAAAATTACGATTCGGGATATTGCCGACAAATTGGATGTCACGGCATCAACTGTATCAAGAGCACTAAAAAATCATCCACGGATTAGCGATGCTACAAAAAAAGCAGTCGTTGAAATGGCGGATAAGCTCAATTACCAACCGAATAATATTGCTTCAGCACTAAGAAAAGGGAAAAGCAATATTATAGGAGTTATTATTCCTACCTCAGATCGCAGGTTTTTTGCCTCTGTTATTAAAGGTATTGAACAAGTTTTAAGGGAAGAGGGCTATAATTTAATTATCTCCCAATCAGATGATATAGCATCCAAAGAAGAATCAAATATAGATGCCTTATTGAGAGTACAGGTAGATGGCATTATTGCCTCTATAGCCCGCGAAACAACCGACTATACCCATTTTAAACGGGCGATTAAAAGGGGTGTCCCCTTGATTTTATTTGATCGTGTAAATGAAGAACTCGGAGTAAATACAGTGGTTAATGATGATTATCAAGGTGGGGTAATGGCGGTTAATCATCTCATAGAGCAGGGATGTACAAAAATTGCCCATTTCATGGGGAAACGTCATTTGAATATATATCAAGAGCGTCTTAGGGGGTTTAAAGATGCTTTAAAAGAACACCACCTTCCGATCAATGAGGACTGGATCCTGGAGGGAGACCTTATTGACGAAACAGAACAAGTTCTGGAGACCGGGCGCCGGCTTACTCATAAACTTTTTGAAGGGGATGAAATACCTGATGCTATTTTTTCATCAAGTGACTTTGCCGCCATGGGAGCCATACAAGTCTTAAAGGAAAAGAATATAAAAATTCCCGATGAAGTCGCTCTTGTAGGTTTCAGTAATGACCTGTCCACTTCTTTTATAGATCCCCCTTTAACGTCAATAGACCAACATACCCGCCAAATGGGAGAGTTAGTAGCCCAGGTCTTTCTTCAACAGATAAACTCCGATTCAAAAAATATTCCTTTTGATACCACACTCAAACCGGAACTTATAATCAGAGCGTCTTCGATGCGTAAAGAAAAAGTCAAAGCAGAGCAACAAGCTTTGTAA
- a CDS encoding RagB/SusD family nutrient uptake outer membrane protein, giving the protein MKKLIFLSIISTLVVLLSSCGDALNEELVSEVSTDSHYTTPSGFEDAVNAAYEPLRNYYGNNVGAYLEEYGTDLIQNAGHGGFHHYNQFTAALNSEDDIITSHWSNTYPAINTTNAAINRAGGIEDMDETLKQTRLGEVHALRAYYYFMLVQHFGAVHLTTDETIGVETEASRTEPAQVYEQIVSDLETAISNLPSDPSDQQWGRITEPTAKMMLSQVLLTRGYQDFAGSDDFSRAATLAESVINDYNFQLVEDYEQIFAHDNQQNSEIIWSVQYGQDPLLNGPGNHSHVYYRPWYEVYSDGLVRSMEYGRPWIRFKMTPFALENFRPLDQDSRYDKSFQDTWRYNDAASLPTEQYPNVSVGDTAIYIDPDMTAQEVEQQQDNTPYHLQSWATTHTAENINMFPNLKKHDDRQRPSINEYAGTKDYFVYRLAEAYLFAAEAHFNMGNNQQAADHINVVRRRAAWPGQESNIEISAGDVTLDFILDERGREFYGESKRWTTLKRTGKLIERASKYPGELAGEPSRDVSNLQTTANEQYGNKGYKYLLRPIPATQITRTEGGYPQNPGY; this is encoded by the coding sequence ATGAAGAAATTAATATTTTTATCAATCATATCTACGTTAGTAGTTCTCCTCTCGTCTTGTGGTGACGCCTTAAATGAGGAGTTAGTATCAGAAGTAAGTACCGATTCGCATTATACCACGCCCAGTGGTTTCGAAGATGCGGTAAATGCCGCGTATGAACCATTGCGTAACTATTATGGCAATAATGTGGGTGCATACCTCGAAGAGTACGGGACCGATCTTATCCAGAATGCAGGCCATGGTGGATTTCATCACTATAATCAGTTTACGGCCGCATTGAACTCGGAAGATGATATTATTACCTCTCATTGGAGCAATACATATCCTGCGATTAATACAACCAATGCAGCCATTAACCGTGCTGGTGGAATAGAAGACATGGACGAAACCCTGAAACAAACCAGGCTGGGGGAAGTCCACGCACTTCGGGCGTATTATTACTTCATGTTAGTTCAGCATTTTGGTGCTGTTCATCTTACCACGGATGAGACTATCGGTGTAGAGACTGAGGCCAGTCGTACCGAGCCGGCTCAGGTTTATGAGCAGATCGTAAGTGATCTGGAAACGGCGATCAGTAACCTGCCGTCCGATCCTTCAGATCAGCAATGGGGACGGATTACAGAGCCGACTGCAAAGATGATGCTATCCCAGGTACTTTTGACCCGGGGTTATCAGGATTTCGCGGGGAGTGATGATTTTAGTCGTGCGGCAACGCTGGCGGAAAGTGTTATCAATGATTACAATTTCCAGCTGGTTGAGGATTACGAACAAATATTCGCCCACGATAATCAGCAGAATTCTGAAATTATCTGGTCCGTACAATACGGACAAGATCCACTGCTTAATGGACCTGGGAATCACAGCCATGTGTATTACCGACCTTGGTATGAGGTGTACAGTGATGGGCTCGTAAGAAGCATGGAATATGGTCGTCCCTGGATTCGATTCAAGATGACGCCATTTGCCCTGGAGAACTTCCGGCCGCTCGATCAGGATTCCCGGTATGACAAAAGCTTCCAGGATACCTGGAGGTATAATGACGCCGCGAGTCTGCCAACGGAACAATATCCCAACGTTTCTGTTGGCGACACCGCCATCTACATAGATCCTGATATGACTGCTCAAGAAGTAGAACAACAACAGGATAATACACCGTATCACCTGCAATCCTGGGCAACTACTCACACAGCGGAGAACATAAATATGTTCCCCAACCTGAAAAAGCATGACGATCGTCAGCGTCCCTCTATAAATGAGTATGCTGGTACCAAAGACTACTTCGTATATCGTCTTGCTGAAGCTTACCTGTTTGCTGCAGAAGCCCATTTCAATATGGGGAATAATCAGCAGGCGGCCGACCACATTAATGTGGTTCGCAGACGTGCTGCCTGGCCGGGACAAGAGTCCAACATTGAGATATCCGCCGGGGATGTTACCCTAGACTTCATTCTCGACGAGCGAGGCCGTGAATTTTACGGTGAATCCAAGCGCTGGACGACGCTCAAACGCACTGGAAAATTGATTGAGCGAGCTTCAAAATATCCCGGTGAATTAGCAGGTGAACCTTCAAGGGATGTGTCTAATCTCCAAACTACCGCGAATGAACAATATGGAAATAAGGGGTATAAGTACTTGTTGAGGCCCATTCCGGCTACTCAAATAACAAGAACGGAAGGGGGTTATCCGCAAAATCCCGGATATTAA
- a CDS encoding Gfo/Idh/MocA family protein has product MDKKNNDSSKMSRREYLKTSAMGTAGLFFAPSIVPSSVMGSNPPSEKINIGQIGFGRIARGHDLPETMKNDVARVVAVSDVDLDRARDGKAFVEKYYAEKKGKENYVDVDVYQDYREMLEDPEIDAVIISTPDHWHAQPAIEAALAGKDIYLQKPASLTVEEGRAMSDIIHRTGTVFQIGSQQRSVNPWPQFKQACELVRNGRIGELQRVEVGLPGDPGGGNPTPMSIPEGLDYDMWLGSTPDVPYTEHRVHPQEDYSRPGWLRIEAYSAGMITGWGAHHIDTAHWGMGAEYTGPVEVEATAQFPTDDPNYKGLWNVHGDFQVTAKYANGVVMTVGGDNKQGVRFEGSDGWIYVKRGDVGVTDSDPDTGEEGEEKEEPFQASDPKILESEIGENEIHLYESQEQHDNWLKCIKSRELTVAPAEVAHRSCSACLISHIAMKLPRKLHWDPVNERFKNDDEANSMLSRSQRSPWGIKYIDGLKL; this is encoded by the coding sequence ATGGATAAAAAAAATAACGATAGCAGTAAAATGTCGCGGCGTGAATATTTAAAAACATCGGCTATGGGGACAGCGGGACTCTTTTTTGCTCCTTCCATCGTACCCTCTTCGGTGATGGGGTCTAATCCGCCGAGTGAAAAGATTAACATCGGTCAGATCGGTTTTGGCCGTATTGCACGGGGGCACGATCTACCGGAGACAATGAAAAATGATGTGGCCCGCGTAGTGGCGGTGAGTGACGTAGATTTGGATCGCGCACGGGACGGCAAGGCATTCGTAGAGAAGTATTATGCCGAAAAGAAGGGCAAGGAAAATTATGTGGATGTAGATGTCTATCAGGATTACCGGGAAATGCTGGAAGATCCCGAAATTGATGCTGTTATTATTAGTACCCCGGATCACTGGCATGCCCAACCTGCTATTGAGGCAGCCCTGGCCGGGAAAGATATTTATCTGCAAAAACCGGCGTCTCTGACGGTTGAGGAGGGACGAGCCATGAGTGATATTATTCACCGAACGGGTACCGTTTTTCAAATTGGTAGCCAGCAGCGTTCGGTTAATCCATGGCCGCAGTTTAAGCAGGCATGCGAACTAGTGCGCAATGGACGTATTGGGGAACTCCAGAGGGTGGAAGTAGGCCTGCCCGGTGACCCTGGTGGTGGAAATCCGACTCCCATGTCAATTCCTGAAGGGCTTGATTATGATATGTGGCTTGGCTCCACACCTGATGTACCATACACGGAACATCGGGTACATCCCCAGGAAGATTATTCACGTCCGGGCTGGCTGCGAATAGAGGCTTATAGTGCAGGTATGATTACCGGATGGGGTGCGCATCATATTGATACAGCACATTGGGGAATGGGTGCTGAATATACGGGACCTGTTGAAGTTGAAGCTACGGCGCAGTTCCCAACAGATGATCCGAATTACAAAGGTCTTTGGAATGTTCACGGCGATTTTCAGGTAACAGCGAAGTATGCCAATGGTGTTGTAATGACCGTCGGTGGGGATAATAAACAAGGCGTTCGTTTTGAAGGATCTGACGGCTGGATCTATGTTAAACGCGGAGATGTAGGCGTTACGGACAGTGATCCGGATACTGGTGAAGAAGGTGAAGAAAAGGAGGAGCCCTTCCAGGCAAGTGATCCGAAAATTTTGGAGTCGGAAATTGGGGAGAATGAAATTCATCTTTATGAGAGTCAGGAACAGCATGATAACTGGCTGAAATGTATTAAATCCCGGGAATTAACGGTTGCTCCTGCGGAAGTAGCTCACCGATCCTGCAGTGCCTGTCTAATATCTCATATAGCAATGAAGCTGCCCCGGAAGTTGCATTGGGATCCGGTTAATGAACGCTTTAAGAATGACGATGAAGCAAATTCTATGCTTTCCCGTTCACAGCGTTCTCCCTGGGGAATCAAGTATATAGATGGACTTAAATTATAA
- a CDS encoding ThuA domain-containing protein: MMLKSAKALLFLFCTVSMSLSAGSIAQAQSQEIAEFTVHAGENERLNTPVSASLDGIPLGLQTGQELKLYEITDGREELIASQIDADGYDKTLRWILKGKTPAGTQRSFLLKREKESDRSGDDEKAVQFKDDGKSLILMVEDKKVLSYRYAPTPPPEGVSELYTRSGYIHPLWSPEGEVITRIQPSDHYHHYGIWNPWTKTNFEGREIDFWNLGDGEGTVRHKSLPTTIEGDVYGGFEAFLNHVDLKAETPDSEKVALNEKWEIKVWNADPEQGIWLVDFVSRLNPATKSPLTIKAYRYQGFSLRATEKWDDDTATLLTSKGKDKSNGNATRARWTDINGVSETESGTSGILFMTHPGNQNFPEQLRIWPEGANGGEENVYFNFNPAQEQDWKLKPGNSYSLKYRMMVYDGKIKPADAERYWQDFGNPPRVEVQKKVLKDSRVLVYTKNGEGYVHENIPNSIEAIEELGNKYDFTVDASEDPADFTEENLKKYDALIFSNTNNDIFNTPEQEEALQNYMKSGGNFVGIHSTSGAERDWPWFWSLVGGTFHRHAPFQEFTVNVTDKTHPSTSFLPNNWVREDECYYLKQLNPNINVLLHADMTTVEDEEKGEYPGQVYGDKFPLAWYHEFEGGRSWYTTLGHSVEDYDDPVFIKHILGGIEWAVSGGSL; the protein is encoded by the coding sequence ATGATGTTAAAATCGGCCAAAGCGTTACTCTTTTTGTTCTGTACTGTATCGATGAGCTTATCTGCTGGTAGTATAGCACAAGCTCAATCACAGGAAATTGCTGAGTTTACGGTGCATGCTGGGGAAAATGAACGTCTTAATACTCCTGTCAGTGCCTCACTGGATGGTATTCCACTGGGACTTCAAACAGGGCAGGAACTTAAACTCTATGAAATAACAGATGGAAGGGAAGAATTGATCGCCTCGCAAATTGATGCTGATGGTTATGACAAAACGCTCCGCTGGATTTTAAAAGGGAAGACCCCTGCCGGGACACAACGGAGTTTCTTGTTGAAAAGAGAAAAGGAAAGCGATCGGTCCGGAGATGATGAAAAGGCCGTTCAGTTTAAGGACGATGGCAAATCCTTAATACTGATGGTTGAAGATAAAAAGGTGTTGAGCTATCGCTATGCCCCTACGCCACCACCAGAAGGGGTTTCAGAGCTTTACACACGAAGTGGATATATTCATCCGCTCTGGTCGCCTGAAGGGGAAGTGATAACAAGAATTCAGCCTTCCGATCATTATCACCACTATGGTATATGGAATCCGTGGACCAAAACTAATTTTGAAGGTCGTGAAATCGATTTTTGGAATTTGGGTGACGGAGAGGGAACCGTTCGGCATAAATCACTTCCCACTACTATTGAAGGAGATGTATATGGCGGATTTGAAGCGTTTTTAAATCATGTTGACTTAAAAGCTGAGACCCCTGATAGTGAGAAAGTGGCGCTCAATGAAAAATGGGAAATCAAGGTTTGGAATGCAGATCCGGAACAGGGCATTTGGCTGGTCGATTTTGTTTCCAGGCTTAATCCCGCTACGAAATCGCCCCTAACTATTAAAGCCTATCGCTACCAGGGATTTAGTCTTCGGGCTACCGAAAAATGGGATGATGATACTGCTACTTTGCTAACTTCAAAAGGGAAGGATAAAAGCAATGGTAATGCCACCCGGGCCCGGTGGACTGATATCAATGGCGTGTCAGAAACAGAATCGGGGACTTCCGGAATTTTGTTTATGACGCATCCGGGCAATCAAAACTTCCCTGAGCAACTTAGAATATGGCCAGAAGGAGCCAACGGCGGGGAAGAGAATGTGTACTTTAACTTTAATCCCGCCCAGGAACAGGATTGGAAGTTGAAGCCGGGTAATAGTTATAGCCTTAAATATCGCATGATGGTGTATGATGGCAAGATAAAACCCGCCGATGCAGAACGTTATTGGCAGGATTTTGGAAATCCGCCCAGGGTAGAGGTCCAAAAAAAGGTTCTCAAGGATAGTCGGGTATTAGTTTATACCAAAAATGGGGAGGGCTATGTACATGAGAATATCCCCAACAGTATTGAAGCAATAGAAGAACTTGGCAATAAATATGATTTTACGGTAGATGCTTCTGAAGATCCGGCAGACTTTACGGAAGAAAATCTTAAAAAATACGATGCTTTGATCTTTTCCAATACGAACAATGATATTTTTAATACTCCTGAGCAGGAAGAAGCCTTACAAAACTATATGAAATCAGGAGGAAACTTTGTAGGTATTCACTCAACTTCCGGAGCAGAGCGTGACTGGCCCTGGTTTTGGAGTCTGGTAGGAGGCACTTTTCACCGGCATGCTCCATTTCAGGAGTTTACGGTAAATGTGACGGATAAGACGCATCCTTCCACCTCATTCCTTCCAAATAATTGGGTACGTGAAGATGAATGCTACTATCTTAAACAGTTGAATCCCAATATAAATGTGTTGTTGCATGCGGATATGACAACAGTTGAGGATGAAGAAAAAGGCGAATATCCCGGGCAGGTTTATGGAGATAAATTTCCTTTGGCATGGTATCATGAGTTTGAAGGTGGACGTTCCTGGTATACCACATTAGGGCACAGTGTGGAGGATTACGATGATCCCGTCTTTATAAAGCATATTCTGGGCGGTATTGAATGGGCTGTATCGGGAGGATCTCTCTAA